Proteins co-encoded in one Chloroflexota bacterium genomic window:
- a CDS encoding phage tail tape measure protein — translation MATVIDTLVYQFGFKIDTRGLRHAESRVDRFSRRVNTAVAGVARGFGVASTAALGIGAAAFFTGSKAEREFLKLQTQLGLTKEEIASIRPQIEALSRETGRPLAELAEAYFSLRSAGLDAAAAYDTLRASAYAANAQLGATRDVAHIAGGAINAYGADAISGTRATDVLIGTIKEGNLEARNLIRPFGQLLQVAPLLGVELESLGAIIAGATRNSVPANEVITQLKQVLFGILRPTVTAKKQLGDLGISVTDLQQRVREDGLIATLQWLRMEVGEDTEAFTRLFESQEAVGLILDITGAKAGDYTTILNNLQSATGATDEAQRAWAETGLSEAEKATNEAKLALDSLYNRTIVPLLKTFGRLPEPIQRVAVLFAVLSGASLLLGGPLGLISTAFGVIKAPLLLVTALFGLLSLKFIVVGALIAALVIGIRWLVDNWDLVVAKVREVWKEHGGLVIVIGNVLGVLGLLIARQLVLGSGMGFVIGRVLGLGRGFGGLITTSIRLGGRFGSLGLRLAGIGWAAATTGARGFHGALGSILGRARELLPKLATLGGRVASFGGNALSRAGGGVAGAARAAAPVLGGAARLAGPAALVAGGLAAAGGITYGIVTGKESDAPRTSRNLLQRYGLDALDGYARGGLVPGARGRARLAMVHGGEMVLPPDIADFLGGIVRGPPPPPAMAMAGSRSITVNVGDINVEVQAAPGQDADEIGHRVARAVERTVKRVLQDEFESLAAAFDSDVQV, via the coding sequence ATGGCCACCGTCATCGACACGCTCGTCTATCAGTTCGGCTTCAAGATCGACACGCGGGGGCTGCGTCACGCCGAAAGCAGGGTCGACCGATTTAGCCGCCGCGTGAATACCGCCGTCGCAGGCGTCGCTCGGGGATTCGGAGTCGCGAGCACCGCCGCTCTCGGCATCGGCGCCGCGGCGTTCTTCACCGGCTCGAAGGCCGAGCGCGAGTTCCTCAAGCTCCAGACCCAGCTCGGGCTGACGAAGGAGGAAATCGCATCCATTCGACCGCAGATCGAGGCGCTATCGCGGGAGACGGGGCGCCCGTTGGCCGAACTCGCCGAGGCCTACTTCAGCCTGCGCTCCGCCGGCCTCGATGCTGCGGCGGCCTATGACACGCTGCGCGCCAGCGCGTATGCGGCCAACGCCCAGCTCGGTGCCACGCGCGATGTCGCTCATATCGCCGGCGGCGCGATCAACGCCTATGGTGCCGACGCCATCTCGGGAACCCGAGCCACCGACGTCCTGATCGGGACGATCAAGGAAGGGAACCTCGAGGCCCGGAATCTGATCCGGCCGTTCGGTCAACTGCTGCAGGTGGCGCCGCTGCTCGGGGTCGAACTCGAGAGTCTCGGGGCCATCATCGCGGGCGCGACCAGGAACAGCGTGCCAGCGAACGAGGTGATCACCCAACTCAAGCAGGTTCTGTTTGGGATTCTGCGCCCCACGGTGACGGCCAAGAAACAGCTGGGCGATCTCGGGATCTCGGTTACAGACCTTCAGCAGCGTGTACGCGAGGATGGGCTGATCGCCACGTTGCAGTGGCTGCGCATGGAGGTCGGAGAGGACACCGAGGCGTTCACGCGCCTCTTTGAGTCGCAGGAGGCCGTCGGTCTGATCCTCGACATCACCGGTGCCAAGGCCGGCGACTACACGACCATCCTCAACAACCTTCAGTCAGCCACCGGCGCGACGGACGAGGCGCAACGGGCCTGGGCGGAAACGGGGCTTTCGGAGGCAGAGAAGGCGACGAACGAAGCGAAGCTCGCGCTCGACTCCCTCTACAACCGGACCATCGTGCCTCTGCTCAAGACGTTCGGGCGGCTGCCAGAGCCGATTCAGCGCGTGGCCGTGCTGTTTGCGGTCCTCTCCGGAGCGTCGCTGCTGCTGGGCGGGCCTCTCGGGTTGATCAGCACCGCGTTCGGAGTCATCAAGGCCCCGCTGCTGCTTGTCACGGCGCTGTTTGGCCTGCTCTCGCTCAAGTTCATCGTGGTGGGGGCGCTGATTGCAGCGCTCGTGATCGGCATCAGATGGCTGGTGGACAACTGGGACCTGGTCGTGGCCAAGGTCCGCGAGGTGTGGAAGGAGCACGGCGGCCTGGTGATCGTTATCGGCAACGTGCTTGGCGTCCTGGGCTTGCTGATTGCGCGCCAGCTCGTGCTCGGCAGCGGCATGGGATTCGTGATTGGCCGCGTGCTCGGCTTGGGTCGTGGGTTTGGCGGGCTGATCACGACGTCGATCCGGCTGGGGGGACGCTTCGGCAGCCTCGGGCTCCGGCTCGCGGGGATCGGATGGGCTGCCGCGACCACGGGCGCACGCGGCTTTCACGGGGCGCTCGGCAGCATCCTCGGACGTGCCCGCGAGCTATTGCCGAAACTTGCCACGCTTGGGGGTCGGGTCGCGAGCTTCGGGGGCAATGCGCTCTCGCGCGCGGGCGGCGGGGTCGCTGGCGCTGCGCGCGCGGCGGCGCCTGTGCTGGGCGGGGCCGCGCGACTTGCAGGCCCCGCCGCGCTTGTCGCCGGTGGGCTGGCTGCCGCCGGCGGCATCACCTACGGCATCGTTACAGGCAAGGAGAGCGACGCGCCGCGCACGAGCCGCAACCTGCTTCAACGCTACGGCCTTGACGCATTGGACGGCTACGCGCGCGGGGGGCTCGTGCCGGGCGCCCGCGGGCGTGCGCGGTTGGCGATGGTCCACGGCGGCGAGATGGTGCTGCCGCCGGACATCGCCGATTTCTTGGGCGGCATTGTGAGAGGGCCGCCCCCGCCGCCCGCTATGGCGATGGCCGGTTCACGCTCGATCACGGTTAACGTGGGCGATATCAATGTTGAGGTGCAGGCTGCTCCCGGCCAGGACGCAGACGAGATAGGTCACAGGGTTGCCCGCGCGGTGGAACGGACGGTGAAGCGGGTGCTGCAGGACGAGTTCGAATCTCTCGCCGCGGCCTTTGACTCTGACGTTCAGGTCTAG
- a CDS encoding DUF3383 family protein has product MTLDSIIRIDATIEPSAASSDTFGRTLLLYAGDFSRTTRADVAGDRARDLRVNRYTSLAEVGEDYPTTHRVYEAAAAYFQQKPYPRDLLTASFVAAGAGDYILGATGFTGDDSLTVIKGAGASAEFRLPNGKSVNVDLASVSGSGDTGLEATATAIQTALRTISSDPNLGTATVAYDAAADAFTLAVPTIGESLGGLLSGAGAEVVGLGSTGTYYPGRPASTVAETMEIIQNMDDDWYWLEITPDLVASSVAIATWIRTERKQAIYEFTDLGVLTPNESASRAAQIVALDSERNSIIWDAIADYKGISSAGVFAGTNFNRRNSLPTLFGKTLAGRRVGQVLTAGQRNELNRKRINWYQTIAGDNVVRPGVTTRKPWFIDTRLFLDWFIVTMQTRLWRIIRSKPRVPLTDHGIGELQAEAEAVCEDGVDNGGIAPGTVDEEVAGEIRRVTGTDFDGTLSRGYLVWFDQLSEQPLADRQARKAPPFTVWLKDAGAVHETDIAIRFNQ; this is encoded by the coding sequence GTGACCCTTGACAGCATCATTCGAATCGACGCCACCATCGAGCCGAGCGCCGCGTCTAGCGACACGTTTGGCCGGACGCTGCTGCTCTACGCCGGCGACTTCTCTCGCACGACCCGCGCCGACGTCGCCGGCGACCGGGCCCGCGACTTGCGGGTGAATCGCTACACCAGCTTGGCCGAAGTCGGCGAAGACTACCCGACCACCCACCGCGTGTACGAGGCGGCGGCGGCCTACTTTCAGCAGAAGCCGTATCCGCGCGACCTGCTCACCGCCAGCTTCGTCGCGGCGGGCGCTGGTGACTACATCCTGGGGGCGACGGGATTCACGGGTGACGACTCCCTCACAGTCATCAAGGGCGCTGGCGCATCCGCCGAGTTTCGGCTGCCGAACGGGAAGTCGGTCAACGTGGACCTCGCCAGCGTGTCGGGATCCGGAGACACTGGACTCGAAGCCACCGCCACAGCAATCCAGACGGCTCTCCGCACGATCAGCAGCGACCCGAACCTGGGCACCGCCACCGTGGCCTACGACGCGGCTGCGGACGCCTTCACGCTGGCCGTGCCGACGATTGGCGAGAGCCTGGGAGGCCTCCTGAGCGGTGCCGGGGCCGAGGTCGTGGGCCTTGGATCGACCGGGACGTACTACCCGGGCCGCCCAGCGTCCACCGTGGCCGAGACCATGGAGATCATCCAAAACATGGACGATGATTGGTATTGGCTCGAAATCACGCCCGATTTGGTCGCCAGTTCGGTGGCCATCGCAACCTGGATACGTACCGAGCGCAAGCAAGCGATCTACGAGTTCACCGATCTCGGCGTGTTGACGCCCAACGAGTCGGCGAGCCGCGCGGCCCAGATCGTCGCGCTGGACTCCGAGCGGAACTCCATCATCTGGGACGCAATCGCCGACTACAAGGGCATTTCGTCGGCTGGGGTGTTTGCCGGGACGAACTTCAACCGGCGCAATTCGTTGCCGACGCTGTTCGGCAAGACGTTGGCGGGTCGTCGCGTCGGGCAGGTCCTCACCGCCGGCCAACGCAACGAGCTGAACCGCAAGCGGATCAACTGGTACCAGACCATCGCTGGCGACAACGTCGTGCGACCGGGCGTCACGACCAGGAAACCGTGGTTCATCGACACGCGGCTGTTTCTCGACTGGTTCATCGTCACCATGCAGACCCGCCTCTGGCGGATCATCCGATCCAAACCCCGCGTCCCTCTCACCGACCATGGCATTGGAGAGCTGCAGGCCGAGGCCGAGGCCGTGTGTGAGGACGGCGTGGACAACGGTGGGATCGCGCCGGGCACGGTCGACGAGGAGGTCGCGGGAGAGATTCGACGTGTCACTGGCACCGATTTCGATGGCACGCTCAGCCGCGGCTATCTCGTGTGGTTCGACCAGCTGAGCGAGCAGCCGCTGGCCGACCGCCAGGCCCGCAAGGCACCGCCCTTTACCGTCTGGCTCAAGGACGCAGGCGCTGTTCACGAGACGGATATCGCTATCAGATTTAATCAGTAG
- a CDS encoding HNH endonuclease, with protein MTNALCTLDGCDSPRLAKGLCGMHYARARRGRPLDAPKRMGGRPCKIASCDKRHFGKGFCKTHYHRWYQGRDLDRPVQAYDLPLGTRRNTSDGYIAIKTNPGRKGWIKEHRYVMEKKLGRSLESDETVHHINGDRTDNRIENLELWNRSHQPGQRVEDKIAYALKILGRYAPEHLRPPAK; from the coding sequence ATGACTAACGCCTTGTGCACACTGGACGGCTGCGATAGCCCACGCCTGGCGAAGGGCCTGTGCGGGATGCACTACGCGCGTGCGAGGCGCGGGCGGCCACTGGACGCGCCGAAGCGCATGGGCGGCCGCCCATGCAAGATTGCGTCGTGTGATAAGCGTCACTTTGGAAAAGGATTTTGCAAAACGCACTACCATCGATGGTATCAAGGGCGTGATCTCGACCGGCCTGTCCAAGCCTACGATTTGCCCCTCGGAACTCGGAGAAATACTAGCGACGGTTATATCGCGATTAAGACCAATCCTGGTCGCAAGGGATGGATCAAAGAGCATCGTTACGTGATGGAAAAAAAGCTGGGACGCAGTCTGGAGTCTGACGAAACCGTGCATCACATCAATGGCGACCGAACGGATAACCGGATTGAGAATCTCGAATTGTGGAATCGCAGTCATCAGCCGGGGCAAAGAGTTGAAGATAAGATTGCTTATGCCCTCAAGATATTGGGACGGTACGCGCCAGAACATCTTAGGCCACCCGCCAAGTAA